The Streptomyces seoulensis genome contains a region encoding:
- the tsaB gene encoding tRNA (adenosine(37)-N6)-threonylcarbamoyltransferase complex dimerization subunit type 1 TsaB, translated as MLLLALDTATPAVTVALHDGTDVVASSSQVDARRHGELLLPAVDRVLAAAGLKLDAVTGIVVGTGPGPYTGLRVGLMTADTFGLALGVPVHGVCTLDGLAYAADIGEGPFVVATDARRKEVYWATYADSRTRLTGPAVDRPADIAETVAGLPAVGAGALLYPDTFPDVHEPEHVSAAALASLAAERLAAGQELDEPRPLYLRRPDAQVPKNYKVVTPK; from the coding sequence GTGCTTCTGCTCGCTCTGGATACCGCCACCCCCGCCGTCACCGTCGCCCTGCACGACGGGACGGACGTCGTCGCCTCGTCGAGCCAGGTGGACGCCCGCCGACACGGAGAGCTGCTGCTGCCCGCCGTCGACCGCGTGCTCGCCGCCGCCGGGCTGAAGCTGGACGCCGTCACCGGCATCGTCGTCGGCACCGGCCCCGGCCCCTACACCGGTCTGAGGGTCGGCCTGATGACCGCCGACACCTTCGGGCTCGCCCTCGGCGTCCCCGTGCACGGCGTGTGCACGCTGGACGGCCTCGCCTACGCCGCCGACATCGGCGAGGGCCCCTTCGTCGTGGCCACCGACGCCCGGCGCAAGGAGGTCTACTGGGCGACGTACGCCGACTCCCGCACCCGGCTCACCGGCCCGGCCGTGGACCGCCCGGCCGACATCGCCGAAACCGTCGCGGGGCTGCCCGCGGTGGGCGCCGGCGCGCTGCTCTACCCGGACACCTTCCCCGACGTCCACGAGCCCGAGCACGTGTCCGCCGCCGCGCTCGCCTCGCTGGCCGCCGAGAGGCTGGCCGCCGGACAGGAGCTGGACGAGCCGCGTCCGCTGTACCTGCGCAGGCCCGACGCCCAGGTGCCCAAGAACTACAAGGTGGTCACCCCGAAGTGA
- the tsaE gene encoding tRNA (adenosine(37)-N6)-threonylcarbamoyltransferase complex ATPase subunit type 1 TsaE — protein sequence MEEAPAAAAPYDPAETRLTVTSPEQMRELGLRLAGLLRAGDLVMLTGELGAGKTTLTRGLGEGLGVRGAVTSPTFVIARVHPSLVDGPPLVHVDAYRLSGGLDDMEDLDLDVSLPDSVIVVEWGEGKVEELTDDRLEILIHRAVGDTTDEVRHVTLTGLGDRWAKADLDSLAG from the coding sequence ATGGAAGAGGCACCAGCAGCAGCGGCACCGTACGACCCGGCTGAGACCCGGCTCACCGTCACCTCCCCCGAGCAGATGCGGGAGCTGGGCCTGAGACTGGCCGGGCTGCTGCGCGCGGGCGACCTGGTGATGCTCACCGGCGAGCTGGGCGCGGGCAAGACGACGCTGACCCGCGGGCTCGGCGAGGGGCTCGGGGTGCGTGGCGCGGTCACCTCGCCGACCTTCGTGATCGCGCGGGTCCACCCCTCGCTGGTGGACGGGCCGCCCCTGGTCCACGTCGACGCCTACCGTCTGTCCGGCGGGCTCGACGACATGGAGGACCTCGACCTCGACGTCTCCCTGCCCGACTCGGTGATCGTCGTGGAGTGGGGCGAGGGCAAGGTCGAGGAACTGACCGACGACCGGCTGGAGATCCTCATCCACCGCGCGGTCGGCGACACCACCGACGAGGTCCGCCACGTCACGCTGACCGGCCTCGGCGACCGCTGGGCGAAGGCGGATCTGGACTCGCTCGCCGGCTGA
- a CDS encoding alpha/beta fold hydrolase, with amino-acid sequence MSESSAEAVVDAVAATAASGGWRKATGLAGAAIGVLAAGAAAGVAIERMTVGRGIRRNAALALDSTGPYGTLRGTPGKAVADDGTELYYEVDDIDPDPGPNVSPRRRRLFGRKTPAPVTVVFCHGYCLGQDSWHFQRAALRGVVRTVHWDQRSHGESGRGVSQTRDGLPVTIDQLGRDLRAVLDAAVPEGPVVLVGHSMGGMTVMALAAQYPEYIRDRVVATAFVGTSSGRLGEVNFGLPLAGVNAVRRVLPGVLKALGQQAELVEKGRRATAELFAGVIKRYSFAGRDIDPAVARFAERMIESTPIDVVAEFYPAFTDHDKTEALACFQELPVLVLAGVRDLVTPSEHSEAIADLLPDAELVLVPDAGHLVMLEHPEVVTDRLADLLTRAGAVPAGATVSGYGRGTSSSGTVRPG; translated from the coding sequence GTGAGCGAGAGCAGTGCGGAGGCCGTGGTGGACGCGGTCGCCGCGACGGCCGCGTCCGGCGGCTGGCGCAAGGCGACCGGTCTCGCCGGCGCCGCGATAGGCGTCCTCGCCGCGGGCGCGGCGGCCGGTGTCGCCATCGAGCGGATGACGGTCGGGCGCGGCATACGCCGCAACGCCGCGCTGGCCCTGGACTCCACGGGCCCCTACGGCACCCTGCGCGGCACCCCCGGCAAGGCCGTCGCCGACGACGGCACCGAGCTGTACTACGAGGTCGACGACATCGACCCCGACCCCGGCCCGAACGTCTCCCCGCGCCGCCGCAGGCTCTTCGGCCGCAAGACGCCCGCCCCGGTGACCGTCGTCTTCTGCCACGGCTACTGCCTCGGCCAGGACTCCTGGCACTTCCAGCGGGCCGCCCTGCGCGGCGTCGTCCGCACCGTGCACTGGGACCAGCGCAGCCACGGCGAGTCCGGGCGGGGCGTGTCCCAGACCCGCGACGGGCTGCCGGTCACCATCGACCAGCTCGGCCGGGACCTCAGGGCGGTGCTGGACGCGGCCGTCCCCGAGGGGCCCGTGGTGCTGGTGGGGCACTCGATGGGCGGGATGACGGTGATGGCGCTGGCCGCGCAGTACCCGGAGTACATCCGGGACCGGGTCGTCGCCACCGCGTTCGTCGGCACCTCCTCGGGCCGGCTCGGCGAGGTCAACTTCGGTCTGCCGCTGGCCGGGGTGAACGCGGTGCGCCGGGTGCTGCCGGGCGTGCTGAAGGCGCTGGGGCAGCAGGCCGAGCTGGTGGAGAAGGGGCGCCGGGCCACCGCCGAGCTGTTCGCCGGGGTGATCAAGCGGTACTCGTTCGCGGGGCGGGACATCGACCCGGCGGTCGCGCGGTTCGCGGAGCGGATGATCGAGTCCACCCCGATCGACGTGGTCGCGGAGTTCTACCCGGCCTTCACCGACCACGACAAGACCGAGGCGCTGGCCTGCTTCCAGGAGCTGCCGGTGCTCGTGCTGGCCGGGGTACGGGACCTGGTCACGCCGAGCGAGCACAGCGAGGCCATCGCGGACCTGCTCCCGGACGCCGAGCTGGTGCTCGTGCCGGACGCCGGGCACCTGGTGATGCTGGAGCACCCCGAGGTCGTCACCGACCGCCTCGCCGACCTGCTCACCCGCGCCGGCGCCGTTCCGGCAGGGGCTACCGTAAGCGGTTATGGAAGAGGCACCAGCAGCAGCGGCACCGTACGACCCGGCTGA
- the alr gene encoding alanine racemase, which yields MSETSAVPTAPLRARAEIDLGALRANVRALRARAEGAQLMAVVKSDAYGHGAVPCARAALDAGATWLGTATPEEALALRAAGLPGRIMCWLWVPGGPWREAIEADLDVSVSGMWALREVTAAAREAGRPARVQLKADTGLGRNGCQPDDWPELVAEALEAEAAGLIRVTGLWSHFACADEPGHPSIAAQLARFREMVGYAEERGVEPEVRHIANSPATLTLPETHFDLVRTGIAVYGISPSPELGTPADFGLRPVMTLSASLALVKRVPGGHGVSYGHHYVTPGETTLGLVPLGYADGIPRHASSGGPVLVDGKLRTVAGRVAMDQFVVDLGGDEPEAGTRAVLFGPGDGGEPTAEDWAQVCGTIAYEIVTRIGTRVPRVHVNA from the coding sequence ATGAGTGAGACTTCTGCTGTGCCGACCGCGCCCCTGCGCGCCCGCGCCGAGATCGATCTGGGTGCCCTGCGCGCCAACGTCCGGGCGCTGCGCGCCCGTGCCGAGGGCGCGCAGCTGATGGCCGTCGTCAAGTCGGACGCCTACGGCCACGGCGCCGTGCCCTGCGCCCGCGCGGCCCTGGACGCCGGGGCGACCTGGCTGGGCACCGCCACCCCGGAGGAGGCCCTCGCGCTGCGCGCGGCCGGGCTGCCGGGCCGGATCATGTGCTGGCTCTGGGTGCCCGGCGGGCCCTGGCGGGAGGCGATCGAGGCCGACCTCGACGTGTCCGTCAGCGGCATGTGGGCGCTGCGCGAGGTGACGGCCGCCGCCCGCGAGGCGGGCCGCCCCGCGCGGGTGCAGCTCAAGGCCGACACCGGTCTCGGCCGCAACGGCTGCCAGCCCGACGACTGGCCCGAGCTGGTCGCCGAGGCCCTGGAGGCCGAGGCCGCCGGGCTGATCCGGGTCACCGGCCTGTGGTCCCACTTCGCCTGCGCGGACGAGCCCGGTCATCCCTCCATCGCGGCCCAGCTCGCCCGGTTCCGGGAGATGGTGGGGTACGCCGAGGAGCGGGGCGTGGAGCCCGAGGTCCGGCACATCGCCAACTCCCCGGCCACGCTGACCCTTCCGGAGACCCACTTCGACCTGGTCCGCACCGGCATCGCCGTGTACGGCATCTCGCCCAGCCCCGAGCTGGGCACCCCGGCCGACTTCGGACTGCGCCCGGTGATGACGCTGAGCGCGTCGCTGGCGCTGGTCAAGCGGGTGCCGGGCGGCCACGGCGTCAGCTACGGCCACCACTACGTCACCCCCGGCGAGACCACCCTCGGCCTGGTGCCGCTCGGCTACGCCGACGGCATCCCCCGGCACGCCTCCAGCGGCGGTCCGGTGCTGGTCGACGGCAAGCTGCGGACCGTCGCGGGGCGGGTGGCGATGGACCAGTTCGTGGTCGACCTCGGCGGCGACGAGCCGGAGGCGGGCACGCGGGCGGTGCTGTTCGGGCCGGGCGACGGAGGCGAACCCACCGCCGAGGACTGGGCGCAGGTGTGCGGGACGATCGCGTACGAGATCGTCACCCGGATCGGCACGCGTGTGCCCCGCGTCCATGTGAACGCGTGA
- a CDS encoding NAD(P)H-hydrate dehydratase, with protein MRTAYSVETVRAAERALMARLPEGTLMQRAAAGLAAASAEFLGRVYGSRVVLLVGSGDNGGDALYAGARLRRRGAGVTAVLLTPDRAHAGGLAALRLAGGAVIGPDRAPEAIERADLVVDGIVGIGGKGGLRPDARHLAEAAERSRAAIVAVDLPSGVDADTGEVSGAAVRADLTVTFGAYKPGLLIDPGREYAGTVRLVGIGLELPPDPVLEALQHEDVARLLPAPSAESDKYRRGVLGVAAGSARYPGAAVLAVSGALRGGAGAVRYVGPAGDAVIARFPETLVSDQGPDHAGRVQAWVVGPGAGEDAPTVAKVLAADVPVLLDADGLRLADRDVVRGRTAPTLMTPHAGEAAALLGVRREEVEAARLTSVRELAAVYRATVLLKGSTTLVADPGGGPVRVNATGTGWLATAGSGDVLSGLAGSLLASRLSALDAGSVAAYLHGLAGRLASQGAPIAALDIAERVPEAWRDVVRD; from the coding sequence ATGCGTACTGCGTACAGCGTGGAGACGGTACGGGCGGCCGAGCGCGCCCTGATGGCCCGGCTGCCCGAGGGCACCCTGATGCAGCGGGCGGCCGCCGGACTGGCCGCCGCCTCGGCCGAGTTCCTCGGGCGGGTGTACGGCAGCCGGGTGGTGCTGCTCGTCGGCAGCGGGGACAACGGCGGCGACGCGCTGTACGCCGGGGCCCGGCTGCGCCGGCGCGGTGCCGGGGTCACCGCGGTCCTCCTGACGCCCGACCGCGCCCACGCGGGCGGCCTCGCCGCGCTGCGCCTTGCGGGCGGCGCCGTCATCGGCCCCGACCGGGCCCCGGAGGCGATCGAGCGGGCCGACCTGGTGGTGGACGGCATCGTCGGCATCGGCGGCAAGGGCGGGCTGCGGCCGGACGCCCGGCACCTGGCCGAGGCCGCCGAGCGGTCGCGGGCCGCGATCGTCGCCGTGGACTTGCCCAGCGGGGTCGACGCGGACACCGGCGAGGTGTCCGGCGCCGCCGTCCGCGCCGACCTGACCGTCACCTTCGGCGCGTACAAGCCCGGCCTGCTGATCGACCCCGGCCGCGAGTACGCCGGGACGGTGCGGCTCGTCGGCATCGGCCTCGAACTTCCTCCGGACCCGGTGCTGGAGGCCCTCCAGCACGAGGACGTGGCCCGGCTGCTGCCCGCCCCCTCCGCCGAGAGCGACAAGTACCGGCGCGGGGTGCTCGGTGTCGCCGCCGGGTCCGCGCGCTATCCCGGCGCTGCCGTCCTCGCCGTCTCCGGCGCGCTGCGCGGCGGCGCGGGCGCCGTGCGGTACGTCGGCCCCGCCGGGGACGCCGTCATCGCCCGCTTCCCCGAGACCCTCGTCTCCGACCAGGGCCCCGACCACGCGGGCCGGGTGCAGGCGTGGGTGGTGGGTCCGGGCGCCGGGGAGGACGCCCCCACCGTGGCCAAGGTGCTCGCCGCCGACGTGCCCGTGCTGCTGGACGCCGACGGGCTGCGGCTGGCCGACCGGGACGTCGTGCGCGGGCGCACCGCGCCGACCCTGATGACCCCTCACGCGGGGGAGGCGGCCGCCCTGCTGGGGGTGCGCCGCGAGGAGGTGGAGGCGGCCCGGCTGACCTCGGTGCGGGAACTGGCGGCGGTCTACCGGGCGACAGTGCTGCTGAAGGGCTCCACCACACTGGTCGCCGACCCCGGCGGCGGCCCGGTCCGGGTCAACGCCACCGGCACCGGCTGGCTGGCCACGGCGGGCAGCGGTGACGTGCTGTCAGGGCTCGCCGGATCGCTGCTGGCCTCCCGTCTGTCGGCGCTGGACGCGGGCAGCGTCGCCGCGTATCTGCACGGCCTCGCCGGACGCCTCGCCTCGCAGGGCGCCCCCATCGCCGCCCTCGACATCGCCGAGCGGGTGCCCGAGGCGTGGCGGGACGTCGTACGGGACTGA
- a CDS encoding holo-ACP synthase: MSIIGVGIDVAEIDRFRAALERTPNLAARLFVAGELTLPGGERRGIASLAARFAAKEALAKALGAPAGLLWTDAEVYVEDSGQPRLRVKGTVAARAAELGVRSWHVSLSHDAGVASAVVIAEA, from the coding sequence ATGAGCATCATCGGGGTCGGGATCGACGTGGCCGAGATCGACCGCTTCCGGGCGGCGCTGGAGCGTACGCCGAATCTGGCCGCCCGGCTGTTCGTCGCGGGGGAGTTGACGCTGCCGGGCGGGGAGCGGCGGGGGATCGCCTCGCTCGCGGCCCGGTTCGCGGCCAAGGAGGCCCTCGCCAAGGCGCTGGGCGCCCCCGCCGGGCTGCTCTGGACCGACGCCGAGGTGTACGTCGAGGACAGCGGGCAGCCCCGGCTGCGGGTCAAGGGCACCGTCGCGGCGCGCGCGGCCGAGCTGGGGGTGCGGTCCTGGCACGTCTCGCTCAGCCATGACGCGGGCGTCGCCTCCGCCGTGGTCATCGCCGAGGCGTGA
- the glmS gene encoding glutamine--fructose-6-phosphate transaminase (isomerizing), with the protein MCGIVGYVGAQSALDVVMAGLKRLEYRGYDSTGVAVLADGGLASAKRAGKLVNLEKELGERPLPAGTTGIGHTRWATHGGPTDANAHPHLDNAGRVAVVHNGIIENFAALRAELTERGHDLTSETDTEVVAHLLAEEFSASADLAEAMRLVCRRLEGAFTLVAVHTDEPDVVVGARRNSPLVVGVGEGEAFLASDVAAFIAHTREAVELGQDQVVELRREGVTVTGFDGSPAETRAYHVDWDASAAEKGGYDYFMLKEIAEQPKAVADTLLGRIDPSGSLTLDEVRIGAAELREVDKVVIVACGTAFHAGLIAKYAIEHWTRIPCEVELASEFRYRDPILDGRSLVIAISQSGETMDTLMALRHAREQGSKVLAICNTNGSTIPRESDAVLYTHAGPEVAVASTKAFLTQLVACYLVALYLGQVRGTKWGDEIRDVVRDLSRISGAVERVLETMEPVRALARSLAEKNTVLFLGRHVGYPVALEGALKLKELAYMHAEGFAAGELKHGPIALIEQDVPVVVLVPSPRGRSVLHDKIVSNIQEIRARGARTIVIAEEGDEAVVPYADHLIRIPATPTLLQPMVSAVPLQVFACELATARGNEVDQPRNLAKSVTVE; encoded by the coding sequence ATGTGCGGAATCGTGGGATACGTAGGGGCGCAGTCGGCGCTCGATGTGGTGATGGCCGGGCTGAAGCGGCTGGAGTACCGGGGATACGACTCGACCGGTGTCGCGGTGCTCGCGGACGGCGGGCTGGCCTCGGCGAAGCGGGCCGGGAAGCTGGTCAACCTGGAGAAGGAACTGGGCGAACGCCCGCTCCCGGCCGGCACCACCGGCATCGGGCACACCCGCTGGGCCACCCACGGCGGCCCGACGGACGCCAACGCCCACCCGCACCTGGACAACGCGGGCCGGGTCGCGGTCGTGCACAACGGCATCATCGAGAACTTCGCCGCGCTGCGCGCCGAACTCACCGAGCGCGGCCACGACCTGACCTCCGAGACGGACACCGAGGTGGTCGCGCACCTGCTGGCGGAGGAGTTCTCCGCGAGCGCCGACCTCGCGGAGGCGATGCGGCTGGTGTGCCGTCGCCTGGAGGGCGCCTTCACCCTGGTCGCCGTGCACACCGACGAGCCGGACGTGGTCGTGGGCGCCCGGCGCAACTCCCCGCTGGTGGTGGGCGTCGGCGAGGGCGAGGCGTTCCTCGCCTCCGACGTGGCCGCGTTCATCGCCCACACCCGTGAGGCCGTCGAGCTGGGTCAGGACCAGGTGGTCGAGCTGCGCCGCGAGGGCGTCACGGTGACCGGCTTCGACGGCAGCCCGGCCGAGACCCGCGCCTACCACGTGGACTGGGACGCCTCGGCGGCCGAGAAGGGCGGCTACGACTACTTCATGCTCAAGGAGATCGCCGAGCAGCCGAAGGCCGTCGCGGACACCCTCCTCGGCCGCATCGACCCCTCCGGCTCGCTCACCCTGGACGAGGTGCGGATCGGCGCGGCCGAACTGCGCGAGGTGGACAAGGTCGTCATCGTCGCCTGCGGCACCGCCTTCCACGCCGGTCTGATCGCCAAGTACGCCATCGAGCACTGGACCCGCATCCCCTGCGAGGTCGAGCTGGCCAGCGAGTTCCGCTACCGGGACCCGATCCTGGACGGGCGTTCGCTGGTCATCGCCATCTCGCAGTCCGGCGAGACCATGGACACCCTGATGGCGCTCAGGCACGCCCGCGAGCAGGGTTCCAAGGTTCTGGCCATCTGCAACACCAACGGCTCGACCATCCCGCGCGAGTCCGACGCCGTGCTCTACACGCACGCCGGCCCGGAGGTCGCCGTCGCCTCCACCAAGGCGTTCCTGACCCAGTTGGTCGCCTGCTACCTCGTCGCCCTCTACCTGGGCCAGGTGCGCGGCACCAAGTGGGGCGACGAGATCCGTGACGTCGTCCGGGACCTCTCCCGGATCTCCGGCGCGGTCGAACGCGTCCTGGAGACCATGGAGCCGGTGCGGGCGCTGGCCCGCTCCCTCGCGGAGAAGAACACCGTGCTCTTCCTCGGCCGTCATGTGGGCTACCCCGTCGCTCTGGAGGGCGCCCTCAAGCTCAAGGAACTCGCCTACATGCACGCCGAGGGCTTCGCGGCCGGCGAGCTGAAGCACGGCCCGATCGCCCTGATCGAGCAGGACGTGCCGGTCGTCGTGCTCGTGCCCTCCCCGCGCGGCCGGTCCGTGCTGCACGACAAGATCGTCTCCAACATCCAGGAGATCCGCGCCCGCGGCGCCCGCACCATCGTCATCGCCGAGGAGGGCGACGAGGCGGTCGTCCCGTACGCCGACCACCTGATCCGCATCCCGGCCACCCCGACCCTGCTCCAGCCGATGGTCTCCGCGGTGCCGCTGCAGGTGTTCGCCTGCGAACTGGCCACCGCGCGCGGCAACGAGGTGGACCAGCCCAGGAACCTGGCGAAGTCGGTGACGGTGGAGTAG
- a CDS encoding FG-GAP-like repeat-containing protein, whose protein sequence is MKRGHRTALATVVAATLVGGMTGALSGSAVAAGTAGAAAKQPRTDFNGDGYNDFVVSAPAAWAHGKWRVGSVTAFYGSAQGVSPARHTTIDQDTSGVPDTAENGDLFGAATTTGDFDRDGYTDLAVGSPLEDVGSDINGGTVQIVWGSPRGLAGASTIADPAPAEHDRFGASLAAGDFDGDGRTDLAVGTSSSTLYTFRKGIGRNGRAGALATRSLSLRGAPEAGIINLTAGDVTGDGRADLMVDGLNRTASTTDGKYHNVNYYVPGTSTGPSRTTAKRMPGGLAAAIGDIDGDGRGDIVTGVYWGRTTATGPIGGKVEITYGSASGPSSRVQTITQESGAIPGDSEDWDKFGSSVTLGDVNGDGRLDLAVGAQQENMRLWGQMYYNMGTVTVLYGTASGIDTKTSPQYFYQGNHGVPGTPGGNFGTAALLSDLDHDGGADLIAGSPWQDNGDGTVTVLPSEPAQDGQHRIGTVGAQLLRLGQTGMDTTGIPQFGSVLQTSRQESLINT, encoded by the coding sequence ATGAAGCGTGGACATCGCACAGCCCTGGCCACCGTCGTCGCCGCGACCCTGGTGGGAGGCATGACCGGCGCGCTCTCCGGCAGCGCCGTCGCGGCGGGCACGGCGGGAGCGGCCGCCAAGCAGCCCAGGACCGACTTCAACGGCGACGGCTACAACGACTTCGTGGTCAGCGCGCCCGCCGCCTGGGCGCACGGGAAGTGGCGGGTCGGCTCGGTCACCGCGTTCTACGGCTCCGCCCAGGGCGTCTCCCCCGCCCGGCACACCACCATCGACCAGGACACCTCCGGTGTGCCGGACACGGCGGAGAACGGCGACCTGTTCGGCGCGGCCACCACCACCGGCGACTTCGACCGGGACGGCTACACCGACCTCGCCGTCGGCAGCCCGCTGGAGGACGTGGGCAGCGACATCAACGGCGGCACGGTGCAGATCGTCTGGGGTTCCCCGCGCGGGCTCGCCGGCGCCTCCACCATCGCCGACCCGGCCCCGGCCGAGCACGACCGCTTCGGCGCCTCGCTGGCGGCGGGCGACTTCGACGGTGACGGCCGTACCGACCTCGCCGTCGGCACCAGCTCGTCCACCCTCTACACGTTCCGCAAGGGCATCGGCAGGAACGGCAGGGCCGGGGCCCTCGCCACCCGCTCCCTGTCGCTGCGCGGCGCCCCGGAAGCCGGGATCATCAACCTCACGGCCGGTGACGTCACCGGCGACGGCCGCGCGGACCTGATGGTGGACGGACTGAACCGCACCGCCTCCACGACCGACGGCAAGTACCACAACGTCAACTACTACGTGCCGGGCACCTCCACGGGCCCCTCGCGCACCACCGCCAAGCGGATGCCCGGCGGCCTCGCGGCGGCCATCGGCGACATCGACGGCGACGGCCGCGGCGACATCGTCACCGGCGTCTACTGGGGCCGCACCACCGCCACCGGCCCCATCGGCGGCAAGGTGGAGATCACCTACGGATCGGCCTCGGGCCCCTCGTCCCGCGTCCAGACCATCACCCAGGAGTCCGGCGCCATCCCCGGCGACTCCGAGGACTGGGACAAGTTCGGCAGCTCCGTCACGCTCGGCGACGTCAACGGCGACGGCCGGCTGGACCTCGCCGTCGGCGCCCAGCAGGAGAACATGCGCCTGTGGGGGCAGATGTACTACAACATGGGCACCGTCACCGTGCTGTACGGCACCGCCTCCGGCATCGACACCAAGACCTCCCCGCAGTACTTCTACCAGGGCAACCACGGCGTCCCCGGTACACCGGGAGGGAACTTCGGCACCGCCGCGCTGCTGTCCGACCTCGACCACGACGGCGGGGCCGACCTGATCGCGGGCAGCCCGTGGCAGGACAACGGCGACGGCACCGTCACCGTGCTGCCCTCCGAGCCCGCCCAGGACGGGCAGCACCGCATCGGCACCGTGGGCGCGCAGCTCCTGCGGCTCGGCCAGACGGGGATGGACACGACGGGCATCCCCCAGTTCGGCAGCGTGCTGCAGACCTCCCGCCAGGAGTCGCTCATCAACACCTGA
- the coaA gene encoding type I pantothenate kinase has protein sequence MISPVSSIPRSAHRHRPEATPYVDLTRAEWSALRDKTPQPLTAEEVEKLRGLGDVIDLDEVRDIYLPLSRLLNLYVGATDGLRGALNTFLGEQGSQSGTPFVIGVAGSVAVGKSTVARLLQALLSRWPEHPRVELVTTDGFLLPTKELQARGLMSRKGFPESYDRRALTRFVADIKAGKDEVTAPVYSHLIYDIVPGERLTVRRPDILIVEGLNVLQPALPGSDGRTRVGLADYFDFSVYVDASAEDIERWYLERFKKLRQTAFQNPSSYFRKYTQVSEQEAVDYARGLWRTINKPNLTENIAPTRGRATLQLRKGPDHTVQRLRLRKL, from the coding sequence GTGATCTCACCGGTCTCCTCGATCCCCCGGAGCGCCCACCGGCACAGGCCGGAGGCGACTCCCTACGTCGACCTCACTCGCGCCGAATGGAGCGCGCTGCGCGACAAGACGCCGCAGCCGCTCACCGCCGAGGAGGTGGAGAAGCTGCGCGGCCTCGGCGACGTCATCGACCTCGACGAGGTGCGGGACATCTACCTCCCGCTCTCCCGCCTGCTCAACCTCTACGTCGGCGCCACCGACGGCCTCAGAGGCGCCCTGAACACCTTCCTCGGCGAACAGGGCTCCCAGTCCGGCACCCCCTTCGTCATAGGGGTCGCCGGCTCGGTCGCGGTCGGCAAGTCCACCGTGGCCCGCCTGCTCCAGGCCCTGCTCTCCCGCTGGCCCGAGCACCCCCGCGTCGAGCTGGTCACCACCGACGGTTTCCTGCTGCCGACCAAGGAGCTCCAGGCCCGCGGCCTGATGTCACGCAAGGGCTTCCCCGAGTCCTACGACCGCCGCGCCCTGACCCGCTTCGTCGCCGACATCAAGGCCGGCAAGGACGAGGTGACCGCGCCCGTCTACTCCCACCTCATCTACGACATCGTCCCCGGCGAACGCCTCACCGTCCGCCGCCCGGACATCCTCATCGTCGAGGGCCTGAACGTCCTCCAGCCCGCCCTGCCCGGCAGCGACGGCCGCACCCGGGTCGGTCTCGCCGACTACTTCGACTTCAGCGTGTACGTCGACGCGAGCGCCGAGGACATCGAGCGCTGGTACCTGGAGCGGTTCAAGAAGCTGCGCCAGACCGCGTTCCAGAACCCCTCCTCGTACTTCCGCAAGTACACCCAGGTCTCCGAGCAGGAGGCGGTGGACTACGCGCGCGGACTGTGGCGGACCATCAACAAGCCCAACCTGACCGAGAACATCGCCCCCACCCGCGGCCGGGCCACGCTCCAGCTCCGCAAGGGACCCGACCACACCGTGCAGCGGCTGCGGCTGCGCAAGCTGTAG